The genomic interval GTTGCTTGTCTGTCCAGATTGTGGAAACGGACGGTTCTCGTGGATCATCCGTCAAGTACAGTTCGGAGCTGTGCATCGCTTTGCGAACGGACATATCGATGTCGAAGTGACAAAGAATGGCCCCATCACCGACTCCGATATCGGTGAGAACGGAGTCTTCTGTGTCGATTGCCAGGAATTCCGAACCTATGAGGAACTTGTTCCAGACGACGCCGAGGCGGTTCACCTCAGTGAAGACGAATTAGAGGGAGACCGCTGATGGGCGCTCACACGTTTTTCACCCGAGCGAACGGCGAGGACGCCAAGAGCGCGTTTAGCGACGCCGTCGAGGACGCCCAGTACCACTACGGCCAAGGTGGATACACCGGGACCATCGCGGAGAAAACCTCGTTCACCCGTATTCCCGACGACGAAGTAGGCGACACCGACCCCGCCGAGTACGCCAGCCAGCTTATCGACGAACAGGACTCTCGAATCGACAGCAAGTGGGGCCCTGCTGGATGTATTCACGTCGAAGAAGACACGTACCTGTTCTTTGGCTGGGCATCCGCCTAACGCCTCTCCTTTCCCGTGAGTACTCGTCACCACCCCTCGTCCAGAGTGATACGGCCGCTTCGCGCCGGCGACATCATCGCGTTCCCCTACCTCAACGCTATCGGGCGATGCATTGGGGGCGACTCCATCGGATCCTTCAACTGGTACGTCCCGCCAGGGGGCCCACTTAGTATCGGTCGCCTCCCCAACCAAGACGAGACCGATGCGATGATCGACTCCGGGGAGATCGTCATACTCGAGACGGAATTCGACTCCCTTGCCGCCTACCACGCCTATCGGACATACCGCGACTGTGACCCCCGTCTCGTCTCGCCCGGTGGTGCGTCGTCAACGGGGCACCTATCGCTCCGCGCTGAGCGTGGGTCCAGAGTCCGTGAGCGTGTCAACGGCTTCCTGAAGCACCCCGACGTCGCGTATCAGCACGACCCAGTGACCACGCCCTTCCGAATCGCACTCACTGCCACCTACCAGGACCGAGAGGTTGCGATGGCGGTCCTCGGACGCCCGCGGGGGCGACACAACGCCGACGGTCGGACGGTCGAACTGTATCGCTTCGCTGCCCACCCTGACCGGCCCGTGAATACCGGCTCGTGGCTCCTCTCACGCTGTTGTGCGTGGAGTCGCCTGGAAGGATACGATCGCCTGCTTACGTACGCCGGTGTCCAGAACAACAACGTGGGGACGATGTACCAGGCCGCTGGGTTCGAGCTCCTCGGGACGACGATAGCCGACCGGAGTGACTGGCACTCTCGTGAGGGCCGTGCTGGGGGTGGACGGTACCGGAAATGGCGCTACAGATACGTCCTCGCCAGTCATTCGATCGAGGCTCGACGGCCCGCCGGTCGCGTCAGTCCCGATCAGGCCCGCCTCACCGACAAGAACACACCAGCCGGACCTGCGTGTGCCTCTGCCCGCACGCTTGCTCAGGGGGAACTCGTCCAGACCCGGGAGGAGCGTCTGGCTCGTCGAGAAACCACCCTCACCCCCGACGCCCGGGCGTTCCTCGATGAGTACGACTGTGGCGAATCTGACGACACCGCACCGCTCGTCGCGTGCTTCGCCTACCGGACGCCAGAAGACTCCCTGGTTGCCGTACTCTGCCTTCGAGACCACTCCGGGGAGCAGAACACCCGGGACAACACCGAAGCCGTCACGCTGTCCACTGCGAGCGTCCAGACCGACGCCCTCGCTTACCCGGTGAACGTGCTTCGGGGACTCATCGCCGACGCCTGTGAGTGGGCTCGGCTCCACGGCTACGCGACTGTCGAGAACTGCCTCACCGGGAACGTCGCGACCGCCGCAGTCGAGGGAATCGCTGGCCTCGAGATCGACTACGACCATCTTCGTGACCCATCCATGGAGCCATCCGAACGAGCATCCTCGTCGTCGAGCTCCCCTTCTGTGTCTTCCGCGTAGGCGAGGTTTCGTCCGCCAGTTTTTGTCGGCGGCGGAGCCGTGCGCCGCCAGCTGACCATCCTGACGGCCACTTCCTATGGTGAGTTCCAATACCAGTTCAGTCGAGAGCATCGGCCACGGCCAACTCGACCTCTCCACGTACCTCTCGCCGGCGACTCTTGACACACTCGAGGACAGACACCGGGCCTCGGGAGGCGAGCATTCCGACCACCGGTCCGAGATCGAGGCCGACAGCAACACCGAACGAGAACGCGAAGAGGACGCGCTTCCTATCGAAGTCGCTCGTCGTGCCGAGTACATCGGGTTCCTTCATCGAGCCCCGTTTGCGACTGAGGCATACGCCCTCGGATTCGTTACCGGCGCTCGCGAGGACTGTCGGATTCAGGATAGCCATCTCCGCAACGTTGACGTCCCGATCCTCATGCTCGACAACGACTTCAATCGGCCCGACCTCGATCGGTATCTCACCCGCTTCCGTGAGGTTGAGCCCGAAATCGGTGTCGTTGGCGATGCCCGCACTCCTGAGGAAGCACACACGTTTGTCGACGCCGCCCGCGAACTCAAATCTGACTACCCAGACGCGACCATCATCATCGTCCCGAAGTGTCGCGAGGCCATCGATATCGTCGCCAACGCTGATATCCCCGGGGAATCGCTCGTCCTCGGATACGCGATGGGGCGTTCAAATATCAAAGCGTGGCACTTCTCGGATATCGCCAACTGGCGCGGTCACCGTGTGCATCTCCTTGGAGCCAGCCCGACGAAGCAATGGCGCGTCATCCAGGAGCTCACCCAACCGAATCTCACAGGGGACCCGCCTGCGGACATCATCGGTCTCGATTGGAACGGCCCGCAGGGTATCGCCTACAAAGGCGAATCCTGGTCACGCGACGGGTGGCAAGACGCTGACTTCCTCACCATCCGCGAGACCGTCCGTCGAAGCCTCCGTGAGATGCGAGCATTCTGGGAGGAACGTGGAGTGTGGCCCTCCGAGGGGAAGACGCCAATCGAACGCCTCGAGCCCGCCGTCAAAGAACCGGACGACCCTATCTGGGCTGCCAACGGAGGGGATCTCAGCGATCCCGATCCGCTTGGGTCACCCGATGAGTGGGCAGAACTAGTGGACTACGAGGACGAAGATGGCCCCTATCCCATCGAGCAGGCCATCATCGTCACCTACGAAGACGGGCGCACTTTCGCATATCGGACACAGACCGAGCGCAACTACGTCGAATACCACGAAGGGCTCTGGGACGAGGTCGTGGACGAGCGGCCGTAACGGTCGCCCGGTCCTACGTTACGGTGCGAACTGTCGGTGTCCGTATGTTGCGTAGGGCTCGATTTGTCCGGCCCCCGCACGGCGGAGGCCCACAGAATGCCCTCACCACCGCCGACCGACGCGAGTAGCAACAATTCGACGAACTCCACTGGAGAGGTCGTGGACAGGAGTGACGAGTTCGTCGACAACCGAAACGACGTGTGCGACCCGCCTGCTAACCCCGGCGAGCAGGCCAGCCTCGCTTCCGAGGTGATCGAGGGGCAGACGGATCTCACCGGCAGCCAGGCGACCGAGGACCCGGAATACCTCGATGGTGGAACTCGGGAGAGTGCGCTCGATGCGCTGGCCAACGGCTCATGGACCCCCTCCACGATCACTCGAGCCTTCGAAGTCACTGGAAACGTCGCCAACTCGATCAAAGAG from Halobellus litoreus carries:
- a CDS encoding XF1762 family protein — its product is MIRPLRAGDIIAFPYLNAIGRCIGGDSIGSFNWYVPPGGPLSIGRLPNQDETDAMIDSGEIVILETEFDSLAAYHAYRTYRDCDPRLVSPGGASSTGHLSLRAERGSRVRERVNGFLKHPDVAYQHDPVTTPFRIALTATYQDREVAMAVLGRPRGRHNADGRTVELYRFAAHPDRPVNTGSWLLSRCCAWSRLEGYDRLLTYAGVQNNNVGTMYQAAGFELLGTTIADRSDWHSREGRAGGGRYRKWRYRYVLASHSIEARRPAGRVSPDQARLTDKNTPAGPACASARTLAQGELVQTREERLARRETTLTPDARAFLDEYDCGESDDTAPLVACFAYRTPEDSLVAVLCLRDHSGEQNTRDNTEAVTLSTASVQTDALAYPVNVLRGLIADACEWARLHGYATVENCLTGNVATAAVEGIAGLEIDYDHLRDPSMEPSERASSSSSSPSVSSA
- a CDS encoding DUF6610 family protein, with product MGFLHRAPFATEAYALGFVTGAREDCRIQDSHLRNVDVPILMLDNDFNRPDLDRYLTRFREVEPEIGVVGDARTPEEAHTFVDAARELKSDYPDATIIIVPKCREAIDIVANADIPGESLVLGYAMGRSNIKAWHFSDIANWRGHRVHLLGASPTKQWRVIQELTQPNLTGDPPADIIGLDWNGPQGIAYKGESWSRDGWQDADFLTIRETVRRSLREMRAFWEERGVWPSEGKTPIERLEPAVKEPDDPIWAANGGDLSDPDPLGSPDEWAELVDYEDEDGPYPIEQAIIVTYEDGRTFAYRTQTERNYVEYHEGLWDEVVDERP